In the Flavobacteriales bacterium genome, ATCGGCCACATCACGGTGGTGGTGTTCCTCTTGATCACCGGGCTCTTCCTGTGGGTGTTCCCGGACAACCTGCTCGACCTGGGCTACGCGGACATGGCCCCGCTCTTCCAGCTGGCTCCGTGGGTCTTCCTGTTCCTGGTGCCGGCGGTGACGATGCGGAGCTTCAGCGAGGAGCGGCGCACAGGCACCATCGAGCTGCTGCTGACCAAGCCGCTGAGCGAGGGGGCCATCGTGGGCGCCAAGTACATCGCGGCGGTGGTGCTGGTGGCGGCGGCGCTGTTGCCCACCCTGGTGTACGTGTGGAGCGTGATGGAACTGGCCGTGCCGGCGGGCAACATCGACCGGGGGGGCACCTGGGGCTCGTACCTGGGGCTGCTGATGCTGGGCGGCTGTTTCGCCGCGGTGGGCGTGTTCGCCTCGGCGCTCACCGACAGCCAGATCGTGGCCTTCCTGATCGCGGTCTTCCTGTGCTTCTGCCTGTTCATGGGCTTCGACCTGGTGGCCAGTTTCGATGCCTTCGGCGCGTTGGAGGGCCCCATCAAGGCGATGGGCATCCAGGAGCACTACCGCAGCATCAGCCGCGGGGTGGTGGACCTGCGCGACGTGCTCTACTTCGGCGGGGTGGCCGCCATCTTCCTGCTGGCCACGCGCACGGTGCTCCAAAGCCGCAGCTGGTGACATGGCACGCCCCGGCCGCTCCCCCCGCCTGCGCGACCTCACCGAACTGGTGGCCGGCGTGGGCATCGTGCTGCTGCTGCTCTTCATCGCCGGTTTCGTGCGGCTGCGGGCCGACCTCACCAGCGAGGAACGCTACACCCTGAAGGACACCACCCGCGAACTGATCGCCGGGCTGGACGACCGGGTGTACGTGAAGGTGTATCTGGCGGGCGACCTGCCGGCCGACCTGCGGCGCCTGAGCGAGGCCACGCGCGAGCTGCTCGACGAGATGCGCGTGCTCGGTCCGGACAAGCTGGACTTCACCTTCATCGACCCCAGCGCCGACCCGGACGCGAAGGTGAGGCAGGAGGTGTACGCCACGCTGGAGAAACAGGGCCTGCAGTACAGCAGCATCCGCATCCGCGAGAAGGACGGCCACAGCGAGAAGATCGTGTTCCCCGGCGCGCTGGTGACCACCAAGGGCCGCACGGTGGCCGTGCAGCTGCTGAAGACCCAGCTGCGCACCCCCGACGCGGACATGGTGAACCGGTCGATCAACAACCTGGAGTTCGAGCTGGGCAGCGCCATCCGGCAGCTGACGCGCAAGGAGCGGCCGCGCATCGCCTTCCTGGAGGGCCACGGCGAGCTGGAGCCCATCCAGGTGCGGGATGTGGCCACGTTGCTGGGCGAGCACTACGATGTGAGCCGGGTGCGGATCGACGGGCAGCTGGGCAGCCTGAGCGACCGCCTGGAGGGCGCGCGCTACCGCACCAACCGCTGGGACCTGCTCATCGTGGCCAAGCCCGACAGCGTGTTCCCCGAAAAGGACCTGTACATCATCGACCAGTTCGTGATGAACGGCGGCAAGGTGCTGTGGCTGCTGGACGCCATGAACGCCAACCTGGACAGCCTGCGTCGCAACCAGTACAGCATGGCCACCGCCATGGAGCTGGGCGTGGACCAGCTGCTGTTCGCCTACGGGGTGCGCATCAACAACGACCTGCTGCTGGACCGCAGCTGCGCGCCCATCGAGATCTTCACCACACCCTACGGCAACCAGCGCAAGCTGGAGCGCTTTCCGTGGTACTTCGAGCCCGTGCTGATCCCGCAGGCCGGCCACCCGATCGTGAACAACATCGACCCGGTGCACACGCGCTTCGTGAGCAGCATGGACACGATCGGCACGGACAGCGTCCGCAAGACCATCCTGCTGACGACGAGCCCGTACAACCGCGTGCTCCGCAACCCGGTGCGCGTCGCCCTGAACATCGTGGAGCTGCAGTTGGGGCTGGACAAAAAGGGCACGCCGGCGCCGGTGGCGGTGCTTTTGGAAGGTCCCTTCACCTCGGCCTTCGCGGGAAGGCTTACGGAGCGCTTCCTGACGGAGGGCGACCCGCAGTACCGGGCGAAGGGGAGGCCCACGAGCCAGCTGGTGATCAGCGACGGCGACGTCATCGAGAACCGGGTGGACCCGGCCAAGGGCATGTACTACATGCTGGGCTACGACCGCTATGCCAACGCCAAGATCTACGGCAACCGCGAGCTGCTGGTGAACGCGGTGAACTACCTGCTGGACGACCGGAGCCTGATCAGCCTGCGGTCGCGGGCGATCACTCTGCGGCAGCTGGACCCCGTGCGCAGCGCGGGGGAGCGGGCGCTCTGGCAGGTGGTGAACCTGGTGGTGCCCAGCCTGGTGGTGATCCTCGCGGGGCTGTTGTTCCACCTGCTGCGCAAGCGGCGCTACACCAAAGCCGCATGAAACGCACCCTTCTCCTCGTCCTGACCGCGCTGATCCTCGCCGCGCTGGCCTGGTGGCTGGCGATGCGCGATACGGGCACGACCCTCAGCGGCCCCCTCACCGATTTCGCCGTGGCCGACACGGCCGCAGTGGACCGCATCTTCATCGCGGAGCCTGATGGGCGGACCGTGGACCTGCGGCGCAGCGAGGAGGGTGGTTGGACGGTGAACGGGCGGCTGGAGGCCAACCCGATCCAGGTGAACCTGTTGCTCAAGACCTTCCTGCGGGTGGAGGTGCGGGCCCCGGTGCCCAAGAGCGCCGAGGCCAACGTGCTGCGGGTGATGGCCGGCACGGCCAAGCGTGTGGAGATCTACACCGGCGGCGACCGTCCCGACCGCATCTGGTTCGTGGGGCACTCCACGAAGGACCACTTCGGCACCTACATGCTGCTGGAGAAGCCCGGCACCGGCCGTTCCGCGGTCCCCTTCGTCATGGGCATGAGCGGCTTCACCGGCTACCTGACGCCGCGCTTCCATGTGGACCTGAACGTCTGGCGCAGCAGCATTCTGCTGCAGGAGCGCGACCTGGCGGCGCTGCGCGAGGTGCGGGTGGAGCGCCCCGCGACGCCGGGCGCCGGCTTCCGGGTGACGCTGGATGAGCGCGGCACCCCCACCCTGCTCGACGAGGCCGGCGCGGTGCTCCCGATGGACACCGCGGCGGTGCGCGACATGCTGCTGCCCCTGGGTGGCCTGAACTTCGAATACGTGGAACGACAGCTGACCCCGGCGGAGCGTGACTCGGTGATGCGCAGCACGCCCCTCCACCGCCTGACGCTGGTGCGGCGGAACGGCGATGAACGCACGATCCCGTTCTGGGCGAAGGGGGCCTACGTGGGGCAGCGCGACGCCATGGGCAACCTGCTGAAGGAGAACGATGTGGACCGGGTATACGCCACCGTGGACGACACGGTGCTCGTGGCGGTGCAGCGTCTGGGGGCCGACAGGCTCCTGGTGCCGCGGGAGGCCCTGCTCCGGCAGGCGCCATGATGTGGAAAAACCCCCGTCCTTGTTGATAAAACAGGGGGTCCCGGGGAGGGTGCCCGGCTATCTTTGCCCACCCCGCCGCATCCTGTGGCGGTACCATCCCGACCACCATGTCCGAAGACACTGCGACCGTGGAGACCACGGCCAAAGCGCAACCCACATCCCGTTCCGGAATGAAGTTCATCGTCTCCAGCAACGCCCTGCTCAAGCAGCTCCAGATGCTGCAAGGGGTCCTGGCCAGCAGCAACACCCTGCCCATCCTCGACAACTTCCTGTTCGAGGTGGACGGCAAGCAGCTCACCCTGACGGCCTCCGACCTGGAGACCACCATGACGGCCACCATGGCGGTGGAGGCCAAGGACAAGGGGAGCGTGGCCATTCCTGCGCGCATCCTGCTGGATACCCTGAAGGCCTTCCCCGAGCAGCCGCTCACCTTCAGCATCGACGGCAAGCACCACGGGGTGGAGATCAGCAGCGATCAGGGCAAGTACAAGATGACCGGCTTCAGCGGGGCGGAGTTCCCCAAGAGCCCCACGCTGGAGGACCCCTCCCGGTTCCTGCTGCCGGCCGGCACCCTGGCCATGGCCATCAACAAGACGCTCTTCGCCACCGGCAACGATGACCTGCGCCCGGTGATGAGCGGCATCTTCTTCGAGCTGGGTGAGGAGGCCGTGCGCTTCGTGGCCACCGACGCGCACAAGCTGGTGCGGTACATGCGCACGGACGTGCGGGCCGACAAGCCCGCAAGCTTCATCGTGCCCAAGAAGCCGCTGAACCTCTTGAAGAACGTGCTGGCGGCCACCAACGCGGAAGTGGCGGTGAGCTACAACGAGAACAACGCCTCCTTCACCTTCGACAACCTGGTGCTGGTATGCCGCCTGATCGACGGCAAGTACCCGAACTACGAGGCGGTGATCCCCAAAAAGAACCCGAACAAGCTCACGATCGACCGCGCGTCGTTCCTGAGCTCGATCCGGCGGGTGAGCATCTTCAGCAACAAGACCACGCACCAGGTGCGGCTGAGCATCGCGGGCAGCCAGCTCGCGGTGAGCGCCGAGGATCTGGACTTCGCCAACGAGGCCAACGAAAAGCTCACCTGCAGCTACGAGGGCGAGGACATGACGATCGGCTTCAACAGCCGCTTCCTCA is a window encoding:
- the gldF gene encoding gliding motility-associated ABC transporter permease subunit GldF is translated as MRALIIKEVRGFAGSLIGHITVVVFLLITGLFLWVFPDNLLDLGYADMAPLFQLAPWVFLFLVPAVTMRSFSEERRTGTIELLLTKPLSEGAIVGAKYIAAVVLVAAALLPTLVYVWSVMELAVPAGNIDRGGTWGSYLGLLMLGGCFAAVGVFASALTDSQIVAFLIAVFLCFCLFMGFDLVASFDAFGALEGPIKAMGIQEHYRSISRGVVDLRDVLYFGGVAAIFLLATRTVLQSRSW
- the dnaN gene encoding DNA polymerase III subunit beta, producing MKFIVSSNALLKQLQMLQGVLASSNTLPILDNFLFEVDGKQLTLTASDLETTMTATMAVEAKDKGSVAIPARILLDTLKAFPEQPLTFSIDGKHHGVEISSDQGKYKMTGFSGAEFPKSPTLEDPSRFLLPAGTLAMAINKTLFATGNDDLRPVMSGIFFELGEEAVRFVATDAHKLVRYMRTDVRADKPASFIVPKKPLNLLKNVLAATNAEVAVSYNENNASFTFDNLVLVCRLIDGKYPNYEAVIPKKNPNKLTIDRASFLSSIRRVSIFSNKTTHQVRLSIAGSQLAVSAEDLDFANEANEKLTCSYEGEDMTIGFNSRFLMDMLNNLTSEHVVLEMSAPNRAGIILPSEPGEVGEDVLMLVMPVMLNN
- the gldG gene encoding gliding motility-associated ABC transporter substrate-binding protein GldG, with amino-acid sequence MARPGRSPRLRDLTELVAGVGIVLLLLFIAGFVRLRADLTSEERYTLKDTTRELIAGLDDRVYVKVYLAGDLPADLRRLSEATRELLDEMRVLGPDKLDFTFIDPSADPDAKVRQEVYATLEKQGLQYSSIRIREKDGHSEKIVFPGALVTTKGRTVAVQLLKTQLRTPDADMVNRSINNLEFELGSAIRQLTRKERPRIAFLEGHGELEPIQVRDVATLLGEHYDVSRVRIDGQLGSLSDRLEGARYRTNRWDLLIVAKPDSVFPEKDLYIIDQFVMNGGKVLWLLDAMNANLDSLRRNQYSMATAMELGVDQLLFAYGVRINNDLLLDRSCAPIEIFTTPYGNQRKLERFPWYFEPVLIPQAGHPIVNNIDPVHTRFVSSMDTIGTDSVRKTILLTTSPYNRVLRNPVRVALNIVELQLGLDKKGTPAPVAVLLEGPFTSAFAGRLTERFLTEGDPQYRAKGRPTSQLVISDGDVIENRVDPAKGMYYMLGYDRYANAKIYGNRELLVNAVNYLLDDRSLISLRSRAITLRQLDPVRSAGERALWQVVNLVVPSLVVILAGLLFHLLRKRRYTKAA